The Watersipora subatra chromosome 1, tzWatSuba1.1, whole genome shotgun sequence genome has a window encoding:
- the LOC137391340 gene encoding uncharacterized protein, with protein sequence MSGVIIHSPSSWSFYPTNNSCNPNKDIHYNKTSAFRINSGLPKNEEVCDVIVKLTDSSSTGASIKLSGSISCGNTVDIRGYCGSIQCNQYVLQCRSELPKELSWKKVNLLIIYYETRNETTADAFTLSIAPTGVTVGSNAEKSFIGKLAQWAIILMIVGALVMLLCAVGIPLLFWRSCSKRRSSRNEEPQVLYVNPGVVHSPYSGYYGQPAVRY encoded by the exons ATGTCAGGAGTTATCATCCATTCACCATCCAGCTGGTCTTTCTACCCAACCAACAATAGCTGTAACCCTAACAAGGATATCCACTACAACAAAACATCAGCGTTTAGAATAAACTCAGGTCTGCCAAAAAATGAGGAGGTGTGCGATGTGATAGTCAAACTCACCGATTCAAGTAGTACTGGTGCATCTATCAAACTGAGTGGTTCCATAAGCTGTGGAAATACAGTTGACATCCGAGGTTACTGTGGCTCGATTCAATGCAATCAG TATGTGCTACAATGTCGGTCAGAGCTGCCTAAAGAACTGTCTTGGAAGAAAGTCaacttactaattatttattATGAAACTCGTAATGAGACAACAGCAGATGCTTTCACCCTGTCAATAGCCCCAACTGGGGTTACTGTTG GTTCTAATGCAGAGAAAAGCTTCATTGGAAAATTAGCCCAGTGGGCCATCATACTTATGATCGTAGGAGCCCTTGTGATGCTGCTTTGCGCTGTCGGAATACCTTTGCTCTTTTGGAGGAGTTGCTCTAAAAGGAGATCTTCTAGAAATGAAG AACCTCAGGTACTATATGTGAATCCTGGAGTTGTCCACTCTCCTTATTCGGGCTACTACGGTCAGCCGGCTGTTAGATACTGA